In Xenopus laevis strain J_2021 chromosome 2S, Xenopus_laevis_v10.1, whole genome shotgun sequence, a genomic segment contains:
- the ncdn.S gene encoding neurochondrin has protein sequence MPNTTEEQSDEVNNLALEKCLKVLQEAQTDNEQFAALLLVTKCAQAQEINNETRRRIFDAVGFTFPNRLLFSNSVPEGCPQNLFKSLGITLLACFSTDPVLAVHPQVVNKIPIFNETINISCQSGNKEVVSMVEDAYQCLLGILASPQGPKNLLSHGSIPYLCQAYMNRNHFWEKALQILTSLLTVLPPKCWKKSCTDLQLLLTRLSEEFGKEEGEWKFQLADLLPIFLPPSPILLETSWGKQCLKQLCKGLLKILSNKLSISQRDPALKLAACLANSYGSSWIMAENKVVRSRFLALIVNLACVEVRMALEEPEPLTSRQSVITACYALVEMGILACTKEEKHPVLGKEQKLQLIGVMQEACAAIIYYLQQVGWEKQEDPFLLASVRLLGAWLAEETACLKLEVIQLLPFLVHYMRTCHQRSVICSKLPKEVSQVALLSNSWGNIWPGDAIRFLLPALCHLSAEEVPRKVLISEGVPALLCDYFQLQWDVLFAEDEPEGLQSAAELSLQTCCGVFLNLVVTEPTFVGQESCFVSLMKLLMQSLPTLLTKEGHLVLVANFSTLGLMMSRLLAENSVLHESNAEEFFKAAIHFLSHSHVPSCQTDAGKPVITLSESYSEAWEEISELWFLGVQAFSSCVHLLPWLSALVLRSSWLQDTLCLLDNVSPKSVDSDLVTALQGMLTELAQSSSCCRDVIREKGGAEKANLYGMAALEQCLAELS, from the exons ATGCCTAATACAACTGAGGAGCAAAGTGATGAAGTCAATAATCTTGCACTGGAAAAATGCCTTAAGGTCCTGCAAGAAGCACAGACTGACAACGAACAGTTTGCTGCCCTGCTTCTG GTCACAAAGTGTGCACAAGCTCAGGAAATCAACAATGAAACAAGACGGAGGATTTTTGATGCTGTGGGCTTTACGTTCCCAAACCGCCTTCTCTTTTCAAACTCTGTACCAGAAGGATGCCCCCAGAATCTTTTCAAAAGCTTAGGCATAACACTGTTAGCTTGTTTTTCCACCGATCCTGTTCTAGCAGTTCACCCTCAGGTTGTTAATAAAATTCCCATATTTAATGAAACTATAAATATCTCATGTCAGTCAGGTAACAAAGAAGTCGTATCCATGGTGGAGGATGCATACCAGTGTCTTCTGGGTATTTTGGCTTCTCCACAGGGACCAAAGAACTTACTTTCACATGGTAGCATACCCTACTTATGCCAAGCATATATGAATCGCAATCATTTTTGGGAGAAAGCTTTACAAATTCTTACCAGTTTACTTACTGTATTGCCCCCTAAATGTTGGAAGAAAAGCTGTACAGACCTTCAACTGCTTTTGACCCGGCTCAGTGAGGAGTTTGGTAAAGAAGAAGGTGAATGGAAATTCCAGTTGGCGGACCTCTTGCCTATATTTCTTCCTCCATCGCCTATTCTTCTGGAGACCTCTTGGGGAAAGCAATGTTTAAAACAACTCTGTAAGGGGTTGCTGAAAATTCTTAGTAATAAGCTCAGTATTTCTCAGAGGGATCCAGCTTTGAAACTTGCAGCATGCCTTGCAAATTCTTATGGTTCTTCCTGGATCATGGCAGAAAACAAGGTTGTGCGATCTCGTTTCCTAGCTCTGATAGTGAACCTGGCATGTGTGGAGGTGAGGATGGCACTGGAAGAACCTGAACCATTGACTTCAAGACAGTCTGTCATCACAGCCTGTTATGCTTTGGTTGAAATGGGGATCCTGGCATGCACTAAGGAAGAGAAACATCCTGTATTGGGAAAGGAGCAGAAACTGCAGCTCATAGGAGTCATGCAAGAAGCCTGTGCTGCTATTATATACTATTTACAGCAG GTTGGATGGGAGAAGCAGGAGGATCCCTTCCTGCTGGCTTCGGTTCGGTTGCTAGGTGCTTGGCTAGCAGAGGAAACCGCTTGTCTAAAGCTTGAAGTCATCCAACTACTCCCATTCCTGGTTCATTACATGCGGACTTGCCACCAGAGGAGCGTGATTTGCAGCAAGCTTCCCAAGGAAGTTTCTCAAGTTGCTTTGCTGAGTAATAGCTGGGGTAACATATGGCCTGGAGATGCAATAAG GTTTCTACTCCCTGCATTGTGCCACCTAAGTGCTGAGGAGGTACCACGTAAGGTGCTTATATCTGAAGGGGTTCCTGCCCTGCTGTGTGATTACTTCCAGCTGCAGTGGGATGTGCTTTTTGCAGAGGATGAGCCTGAGGGGCTGCAAAGTGCAGCAGAGCTGAGTCTACAGACTTGCTGCGGTGTTTTCCTGAATCTGGTGGTGACTGAACCTACTTTTGTAGG ACAGGAAAGCTGCTTTGTATCTTTAATGAAACTTCTTATGCAGTCTCTTCCAACACTGTTAACCAAGGAGGGGCATCTGGTCCTGGTAGCAAATTTTTCCACTCTGGGCTTAATGATGAGCCGATTGTTAGCTGAAAATTCAG TATTACATGAAAGTAATGCAGAGGAGTTTTTTAAAGCTGCAATTCATTTCCTGAGTCATTCCCATGTGCCATCATGTCAGACTGATGCCGGAAAACCAGTCATCACGCTGTCTGAAAGTTACTCTGAAGCTTGGGAGGAGATCTCAGAGCTGTGGTTCCTGGGTGTACAAGCTTTCTCCAGCTGTGTTCATCTGCTGCCTTGGTTATCTGCTCTAGTCCTTAGGTCCAGCTGGCTTCAGGACACGCTGTgccttctggataatgtttcCCCTAAATCTGTAGATTCTGATCTGGTGACAGCACTTCAGGGTATGTTAACAGAACTGGCCCAGAGCAGTAGCTGTTGCCGGGATGTTATTCGAGAAAAAGGAGGGGCAGAAAAGGCTAATTTGTATGGTATGGCTGCTCTAGAACAGTGCCTGGCAGAGTTGTCGTGA
- the ncdn.S gene encoding neurochondrin isoform X1 encodes MTSTMPNTTEEQSDEVNNLALEKCLKVLQEAQTDNEQFAALLLVTKCAQAQEINNETRRRIFDAVGFTFPNRLLFSNSVPEGCPQNLFKSLGITLLACFSTDPVLAVHPQVVNKIPIFNETINISCQSGNKEVVSMVEDAYQCLLGILASPQGPKNLLSHGSIPYLCQAYMNRNHFWEKALQILTSLLTVLPPKCWKKSCTDLQLLLTRLSEEFGKEEGEWKFQLADLLPIFLPPSPILLETSWGKQCLKQLCKGLLKILSNKLSISQRDPALKLAACLANSYGSSWIMAENKVVRSRFLALIVNLACVEVRMALEEPEPLTSRQSVITACYALVEMGILACTKEEKHPVLGKEQKLQLIGVMQEACAAIIYYLQQVGWEKQEDPFLLASVRLLGAWLAEETACLKLEVIQLLPFLVHYMRTCHQRSVICSKLPKEVSQVALLSNSWGNIWPGDAIRFLLPALCHLSAEEVPRKVLISEGVPALLCDYFQLQWDVLFAEDEPEGLQSAAELSLQTCCGVFLNLVVTEPTFVGQESCFVSLMKLLMQSLPTLLTKEGHLVLVANFSTLGLMMSRLLAENSVLHESNAEEFFKAAIHFLSHSHVPSCQTDAGKPVITLSESYSEAWEEISELWFLGVQAFSSCVHLLPWLSALVLRSSWLQDTLCLLDNVSPKSVDSDLVTALQGMLTELAQSSSCCRDVIREKGGAEKANLYGMAALEQCLAELS; translated from the exons ATGACAAGCACAATGCCTAATACAACTGAGGAGCAAAGTGATGAAGTCAATAATCTTGCACTGGAAAAATGCCTTAAGGTCCTGCAAGAAGCACAGACTGACAACGAACAGTTTGCTGCCCTGCTTCTG GTCACAAAGTGTGCACAAGCTCAGGAAATCAACAATGAAACAAGACGGAGGATTTTTGATGCTGTGGGCTTTACGTTCCCAAACCGCCTTCTCTTTTCAAACTCTGTACCAGAAGGATGCCCCCAGAATCTTTTCAAAAGCTTAGGCATAACACTGTTAGCTTGTTTTTCCACCGATCCTGTTCTAGCAGTTCACCCTCAGGTTGTTAATAAAATTCCCATATTTAATGAAACTATAAATATCTCATGTCAGTCAGGTAACAAAGAAGTCGTATCCATGGTGGAGGATGCATACCAGTGTCTTCTGGGTATTTTGGCTTCTCCACAGGGACCAAAGAACTTACTTTCACATGGTAGCATACCCTACTTATGCCAAGCATATATGAATCGCAATCATTTTTGGGAGAAAGCTTTACAAATTCTTACCAGTTTACTTACTGTATTGCCCCCTAAATGTTGGAAGAAAAGCTGTACAGACCTTCAACTGCTTTTGACCCGGCTCAGTGAGGAGTTTGGTAAAGAAGAAGGTGAATGGAAATTCCAGTTGGCGGACCTCTTGCCTATATTTCTTCCTCCATCGCCTATTCTTCTGGAGACCTCTTGGGGAAAGCAATGTTTAAAACAACTCTGTAAGGGGTTGCTGAAAATTCTTAGTAATAAGCTCAGTATTTCTCAGAGGGATCCAGCTTTGAAACTTGCAGCATGCCTTGCAAATTCTTATGGTTCTTCCTGGATCATGGCAGAAAACAAGGTTGTGCGATCTCGTTTCCTAGCTCTGATAGTGAACCTGGCATGTGTGGAGGTGAGGATGGCACTGGAAGAACCTGAACCATTGACTTCAAGACAGTCTGTCATCACAGCCTGTTATGCTTTGGTTGAAATGGGGATCCTGGCATGCACTAAGGAAGAGAAACATCCTGTATTGGGAAAGGAGCAGAAACTGCAGCTCATAGGAGTCATGCAAGAAGCCTGTGCTGCTATTATATACTATTTACAGCAG GTTGGATGGGAGAAGCAGGAGGATCCCTTCCTGCTGGCTTCGGTTCGGTTGCTAGGTGCTTGGCTAGCAGAGGAAACCGCTTGTCTAAAGCTTGAAGTCATCCAACTACTCCCATTCCTGGTTCATTACATGCGGACTTGCCACCAGAGGAGCGTGATTTGCAGCAAGCTTCCCAAGGAAGTTTCTCAAGTTGCTTTGCTGAGTAATAGCTGGGGTAACATATGGCCTGGAGATGCAATAAG GTTTCTACTCCCTGCATTGTGCCACCTAAGTGCTGAGGAGGTACCACGTAAGGTGCTTATATCTGAAGGGGTTCCTGCCCTGCTGTGTGATTACTTCCAGCTGCAGTGGGATGTGCTTTTTGCAGAGGATGAGCCTGAGGGGCTGCAAAGTGCAGCAGAGCTGAGTCTACAGACTTGCTGCGGTGTTTTCCTGAATCTGGTGGTGACTGAACCTACTTTTGTAGG ACAGGAAAGCTGCTTTGTATCTTTAATGAAACTTCTTATGCAGTCTCTTCCAACACTGTTAACCAAGGAGGGGCATCTGGTCCTGGTAGCAAATTTTTCCACTCTGGGCTTAATGATGAGCCGATTGTTAGCTGAAAATTCAG TATTACATGAAAGTAATGCAGAGGAGTTTTTTAAAGCTGCAATTCATTTCCTGAGTCATTCCCATGTGCCATCATGTCAGACTGATGCCGGAAAACCAGTCATCACGCTGTCTGAAAGTTACTCTGAAGCTTGGGAGGAGATCTCAGAGCTGTGGTTCCTGGGTGTACAAGCTTTCTCCAGCTGTGTTCATCTGCTGCCTTGGTTATCTGCTCTAGTCCTTAGGTCCAGCTGGCTTCAGGACACGCTGTgccttctggataatgtttcCCCTAAATCTGTAGATTCTGATCTGGTGACAGCACTTCAGGGTATGTTAACAGAACTGGCCCAGAGCAGTAGCTGTTGCCGGGATGTTATTCGAGAAAAAGGAGGGGCAGAAAAGGCTAATTTGTATGGTATGGCTGCTCTAGAACAGTGCCTGGCAGAGTTGTCGTGA